A stretch of Streptomyces vietnamensis DNA encodes these proteins:
- a CDS encoding MFS transporter, producing the protein MPAALRRPFTALWASQASSNLADGLLQAAAPLLVATLTRDPLVVAGMTVVQFLPWLVVTLPAGALADRMDRRRILVVGNGLRAAGFALLALALAGGGHHIALLYAAVFTAGCAETMVDNAALTIPPRLVPREELERANGRLFATQSVINTFVGPPAGAALFALAASAAFFTGAAAFALAGLAALLLPPLLPTGEDHGHRGATRTGIAQDIRSGWAHFWGHGLLRRVAFISAAINFFGAATGGLLVLLVTGPYRVPLSGYGLFVAVPAAGAIAGSLLAAHVVPRIGGGPTTWLAALVPAAGYAVLGLGHSTPLALTAMFGAALAASLNQIVVSTLRQAAVLDELLGRVTAAYRLIVLGVVPFGALTGGLLGRVLGVRAAFVAAALGLALVAIPLASRVTTRALRDAETAPPSRNRTARRFRDGP; encoded by the coding sequence GTGCCCGCTGCCCTCCGCAGACCGTTCACCGCGCTGTGGGCGTCCCAGGCGTCCTCGAACCTCGCCGACGGGCTGCTGCAGGCCGCCGCCCCGCTGCTCGTCGCCACACTGACCCGTGACCCGCTCGTGGTGGCGGGCATGACGGTGGTGCAGTTCCTGCCCTGGCTGGTCGTGACCCTCCCCGCCGGCGCGCTGGCCGACCGCATGGACAGGCGCCGGATACTCGTCGTCGGCAACGGGCTGCGCGCGGCCGGGTTCGCGCTGCTCGCCCTCGCCCTGGCCGGTGGAGGGCACCACATCGCCCTCCTCTACGCCGCGGTGTTCACAGCCGGCTGCGCCGAGACGATGGTCGACAACGCCGCCCTGACGATCCCGCCCCGCCTCGTGCCCCGGGAGGAACTGGAGCGCGCCAACGGCAGGCTGTTCGCCACGCAGTCCGTCATCAACACCTTCGTCGGTCCGCCCGCCGGCGCGGCGTTGTTCGCGCTGGCGGCATCGGCGGCCTTCTTCACCGGCGCCGCCGCGTTCGCCCTCGCCGGCCTGGCGGCCCTGCTGCTGCCCCCGCTGCTCCCCACCGGCGAGGACCACGGGCACCGTGGCGCGACCCGGACCGGCATCGCCCAGGACATCCGCTCCGGATGGGCCCACTTCTGGGGCCACGGCCTGCTGCGCCGAGTCGCGTTCATCTCGGCGGCGATCAACTTCTTCGGCGCGGCCACCGGCGGACTCCTCGTCCTGCTGGTCACCGGCCCGTACCGCGTTCCCCTGTCGGGTTACGGCCTGTTCGTCGCCGTTCCCGCCGCCGGAGCGATCGCCGGCTCACTGCTCGCCGCCCACGTCGTGCCCCGCATCGGCGGCGGCCCCACCACCTGGCTCGCCGCCCTCGTCCCGGCCGCCGGCTACGCCGTCCTCGGCCTGGGCCACAGCACGCCCCTCGCCCTGACCGCCATGTTCGGCGCCGCCCTCGCCGCCTCGCTGAACCAGATCGTCGTCAGCACCCTGCGCCAGGCGGCGGTCCTCGACGAGCTCCTCGGCCGCGTCACCGCCGCCTACCGCCTGATCGTCCTGGGTGTCGTCCCCTTCGGGGCCCTCACCGGCGGCCTCCTCGGACGGGTCCTGGGAGTACGCGCCGCCTTCGTCGCCGCAGCCCTCGGACTCGCCCTCGTCGCGATCCCCCTCGCCTCCCGGGTCACCACCCGAGCCCTCCGCGACGCCGAAACGGCTCCCCCGTCGCGGAATCGCACCGCGAGGCGCTTTCGCGACGGGCCCTGA
- a CDS encoding sulfite oxidase encodes MPYSSAPARRSLLKLLAAGPVASALGGLATAAPAYAGPVDVLAGAAPGIVKALPPEYFTVRGTNAEARYETFADTGRLTPADRFFVRNHTSTPVLDAADWKLTLWGDGLHGRTPVHFTYGQLRDLPSVTRTALVECAGNGRSLYTTQQGEPVTGTPWTLGAVGAARWRGVRLADVLRSAGIAHDAVDLQPRGLDDPYVSGGVDHGRVRRPLPVAKALDDVILAYEMNGEPLPYDHGFPVRLIVPNWIGIASIKWLGDIEVSTKPLTSPWSTTWYRLFGSAYPAEGAPVDFQTLKSAYELPFGATLEADRVHRLTGRAWSALAPVRSVEVSSDGGAHWRPARLVDRPRAGGWVRWDAPWHPRATGPVTLLSRTTDEAGNTQPERAVHNTQGYLFNAVVRHPVAVV; translated from the coding sequence GTGCCGTACTCGTCCGCGCCCGCCCGCCGCTCCCTCCTGAAGCTGCTCGCAGCGGGCCCGGTGGCCTCCGCCCTCGGCGGGCTCGCCACCGCCGCCCCCGCGTACGCTGGTCCCGTGGACGTCTTGGCGGGTGCCGCGCCCGGCATCGTCAAAGCCCTCCCGCCGGAGTACTTCACGGTCCGCGGGACCAACGCCGAGGCCCGCTACGAGACCTTCGCGGATACCGGACGCCTCACGCCCGCCGACCGCTTCTTCGTCCGCAACCACACCTCCACCCCCGTCCTCGACGCCGCCGACTGGAAGCTGACCCTCTGGGGCGACGGACTCCACGGCCGCACCCCCGTCCACTTCACCTACGGGCAGCTGCGCGACCTGCCCTCCGTCACCCGGACGGCCCTCGTCGAGTGCGCCGGGAACGGCCGCAGCCTCTACACCACCCAGCAGGGCGAGCCCGTCACCGGCACCCCCTGGACCCTCGGTGCCGTCGGAGCCGCCCGCTGGCGCGGCGTCCGCCTCGCCGACGTGCTCCGCAGCGCCGGGATCGCCCACGACGCCGTCGACCTCCAGCCGCGCGGCCTGGACGACCCGTACGTCTCCGGCGGCGTCGATCACGGCCGGGTCCGCCGCCCGCTGCCGGTCGCCAAGGCCCTGGACGACGTGATCCTCGCGTACGAGATGAACGGCGAGCCGCTTCCGTACGACCACGGCTTCCCCGTCCGTCTGATCGTGCCGAACTGGATCGGCATCGCCTCCATCAAGTGGCTCGGCGACATTGAGGTCTCCACCAAGCCGCTGACCTCGCCCTGGTCCACCACCTGGTACCGCCTCTTCGGCTCCGCCTACCCGGCCGAGGGTGCTCCGGTCGACTTCCAGACCCTCAAATCGGCCTACGAGCTCCCTTTCGGCGCCACCCTGGAGGCGGACCGCGTCCACCGGCTCACCGGCCGTGCCTGGTCCGCCCTCGCCCCCGTCCGCTCCGTGGAGGTCTCCAGCGACGGCGGCGCCCACTGGCGCCCCGCCCGGCTCGTCGACCGCCCGCGCGCCGGCGGCTGGGTCCGCTGGGACGCCCCCTGGCACCCCCGCGCCACCGGACCGGTCACGCTGCTCTCCCGTACCACCGACGAGGCCGGCAACACCCAGCCCGAGCGGGCCGTCCACAACACCCAGGGGTACCTCTTCAACGCGGTCGTCCGTCACCCGGTCGCCGTCGTCTGA
- a CDS encoding aminotransferase class I/II-fold pyridoxal phosphate-dependent enzyme, with protein MRQTAPEGRGPVRYGPPAPDTGLGTGLPVLPGLAGILAAAAGRTAPEPPGGGPVLREAAAGYWWRRGLRTHPEDVVAAPGAPALLLALIAAHGGDLLLPRPCPAWWTPQARLLGRPAYHVPTSVEAGGVPDPYALLETVRRIRAEGGDPRVLLLSVADDPTATVAPPELVREACEAAVAEGLHVISDETWRDTLHHPHDTVLLSPAEMCPDDVTILTDLGGALTPAAWPCAAVRFPPTDPSRADRWTDRRARVLDVLTALGALVPGPVAPAMAHALDEPEDVTVRARRAATTHGLLAAAAHRTVLAAGALARPPQAGRHLYADLGPLRAGLAARGVTDSLELESHLTARLGAPATGGHRFGDELGALRVRFGTGMFLGATEEERAETFRVADPVELPYVARALEDFGGALEELR; from the coding sequence ATGCGGCAGACGGCTCCGGAAGGCCGCGGCCCGGTGCGCTACGGACCCCCCGCACCCGACACCGGCCTCGGCACCGGCCTCCCCGTCCTGCCCGGACTCGCCGGGATCCTCGCCGCGGCCGCCGGGCGGACCGCCCCCGAGCCGCCCGGCGGCGGGCCCGTCCTGCGCGAGGCCGCTGCCGGCTACTGGTGGCGCCGCGGCCTGCGCACCCACCCCGAGGACGTGGTCGCCGCCCCCGGCGCCCCCGCCCTCCTCCTCGCCCTGATCGCCGCCCACGGCGGCGACCTCCTGCTGCCCCGACCCTGCCCCGCCTGGTGGACCCCGCAGGCCCGGCTCCTCGGCCGCCCCGCCTACCACGTGCCCACGTCCGTCGAGGCGGGCGGCGTCCCCGATCCGTACGCCCTCCTGGAGACCGTCCGGCGGATCCGCGCCGAGGGCGGCGACCCCCGGGTCCTGCTGCTCTCCGTCGCCGACGACCCCACCGCCACCGTCGCCCCGCCCGAGCTCGTCCGCGAGGCCTGCGAGGCCGCCGTCGCCGAGGGCCTCCACGTCATCAGCGACGAGACCTGGCGCGACACCCTCCACCACCCGCACGACACCGTGCTGCTCAGCCCCGCCGAGATGTGTCCCGACGACGTCACGATCCTCACCGACCTCGGCGGCGCCCTCACCCCCGCCGCCTGGCCCTGCGCCGCCGTCCGCTTCCCGCCCACCGACCCGTCGCGCGCCGACCGCTGGACCGACCGCAGGGCCCGCGTCCTCGACGTGCTCACCGCCCTCGGCGCCCTCGTCCCAGGGCCCGTGGCCCCCGCCATGGCCCACGCCCTCGACGAGCCGGAGGACGTCACCGTACGGGCCCGGCGCGCCGCCACCACCCACGGGCTCCTCGCGGCGGCCGCGCACCGCACCGTCCTCGCCGCCGGAGCCCTCGCCAGGCCCCCGCAGGCCGGCCGCCACCTCTACGCCGACCTCGGCCCGCTGCGCGCCGGGCTCGCCGCCCGCGGCGTCACCGACTCCCTGGAACTGGAGAGCCACCTCACCGCGCGGCTCGGCGCCCCGGCGACCGGCGGCCACCGCTTCGGCGACGAACTCGGCGCGCTGCGCGTCCGGTTCGGCACCGGCATGTTCCTCGGCGCCACCGAGGAGGAGCGCGCCGAGACCTTCAGGGTCGCCGATCCCGTGGAACTGCCGTACGTGGCACGGGCGTTGGAAGACTTCGGAGGGGCCCTGGAGGAACTCCGATGA
- a CDS encoding MBL fold metallo-hydrolase, protein MTERTAPPARAGQAPYHPGRVTPPAPVLQPLGRLRQDWPRTFADRLTAPLPGVRALARFAREGAVRPRPEGLSDIPLLPFEPGPLPPAGPDTLAVTWVGHASWVLRIGGLTVLTDPVWSRRIFGTPARLTPVGVRWEDLPPVDAVVISHNHFDHLDGPTLKRLPRHTPVFVPAGLGRWFTRRRFSRVTELDWWEAAELDGVRFDFVPAHHWSKRTLLDTCRSLWGGWVLTDRAGRRIHFAGDTGYGHWFAEIGRRHPGIDLALLPIGAYDPRWWLSDVHTDPEEAVRAHQDLGARRMAPMHWATFVLSSEPVLEPLTRVRAAWEKTGLPREDLWDLPIGGSRVLVP, encoded by the coding sequence ATGACCGAACGGACGGCACCCCCCGCCCGGGCCGGACAGGCCCCGTACCACCCCGGCCGGGTCACGCCCCCCGCCCCCGTCCTCCAGCCCCTCGGCCGGCTCCGGCAGGACTGGCCCCGCACCTTCGCCGACCGGCTCACCGCGCCCCTCCCCGGCGTCCGGGCCCTGGCCCGCTTCGCCCGCGAAGGAGCCGTACGCCCCCGCCCCGAGGGTCTCAGCGACATCCCCCTGCTGCCCTTCGAGCCCGGCCCGCTGCCGCCCGCCGGGCCCGACACCCTCGCCGTCACCTGGGTCGGCCACGCCAGCTGGGTCCTGCGCATCGGCGGACTCACCGTCCTCACCGACCCGGTCTGGTCCCGCCGCATCTTCGGCACCCCGGCCCGGCTCACCCCCGTCGGGGTCCGCTGGGAGGACCTGCCGCCCGTCGACGCCGTCGTCATCAGCCACAACCACTTCGACCACCTCGACGGCCCCACCCTCAAGCGGCTGCCCCGGCACACCCCGGTCTTCGTCCCGGCCGGACTCGGCCGCTGGTTCACCCGCCGCCGGTTCAGCCGCGTCACCGAGCTCGACTGGTGGGAGGCCGCCGAACTCGACGGCGTCCGCTTCGACTTCGTCCCCGCGCACCACTGGTCCAAGCGCACCCTCCTGGACACCTGCCGCTCCCTGTGGGGCGGCTGGGTGCTCACCGACCGGGCCGGGCGCCGGATCCACTTCGCCGGGGACACCGGGTACGGCCACTGGTTCGCCGAGATCGGCCGCCGCCACCCCGGCATCGACCTGGCGCTGCTCCCGATCGGCGCGTACGACCCGCGCTGGTGGCTCAGCGACGTCCACACCGACCCGGAGGAGGCGGTCCGCGCCCACCAGGACCTCGGCGCGCGGCGGATGGCGCCCATGCACTGGGCCACCTTCGTGCTCTCCTCCGAGCCGGTCCTCGAACCCCTCACCCGGGTCAGGGCCGCCTGGGAGAAGACCGGTCTGCCCCGCGAGGACCTGTGGGACCTGCCGATCGGCGGCTCACGGGTGCTCGTGCCCTGA
- a CDS encoding GNAT family N-acetyltransferase has translation MPIREALPEDAAALAAVHVLSWRAAYRDLLPGPYLDALSTEERAGTWRTRLTAPDRPTVLVATGDEGRLVAFSCFRPWPDDGEFAPGSTAELAALYALPEVWGTGVGRALTEASTEAMGAAGFRAAALWVFAGNTRGRRFYEAGGWRPDGTAVREETGGRVLEELRYRRELLP, from the coding sequence ATGCCGATACGTGAAGCGCTTCCCGAGGACGCGGCGGCCCTCGCCGCCGTGCACGTCCTGTCCTGGCGGGCCGCCTACCGCGACCTGCTCCCCGGCCCGTACCTCGACGCCCTGTCCACAGAAGAGCGCGCCGGTACCTGGCGCACCCGCCTGACGGCCCCGGACCGGCCCACGGTGCTCGTGGCGACGGGGGACGAGGGGCGACTGGTCGCGTTCTCCTGCTTCCGCCCCTGGCCGGACGACGGAGAGTTCGCGCCCGGGAGCACGGCGGAGCTCGCCGCGCTGTACGCCCTGCCGGAGGTCTGGGGCACGGGCGTCGGCCGGGCGCTCACGGAGGCGTCCACGGAGGCGATGGGCGCGGCCGGGTTCCGCGCGGCGGCGCTGTGGGTGTTCGCGGGCAACACGCGCGGGCGGAGGTTCTACGAGGCCGGGGGCTGGCGGCCGGACGGGACGGCGGTGCGGGAGGAGACGGGCGGCCGGGTCCTGGAGGAACTCCGGTACCGGCGCGAGCTGTTGCCCTGA
- a CDS encoding class I SAM-dependent methyltransferase — protein sequence MTHASAQPAAHETAVYTHGHHESVLRSHAWRTAANSAAYLLPELRAGLDVLDVGCGPGTITADLAALVAPGRVTAVDAADDVLEKARAVAAERGLENVEFAVADVHALDFPDDSFDVVHAHQVLQHVGDPVQALREMRRVCRPGGVVAARDSDYGAFTWFPERPGLDAWQDLYHRVARANGGEPDAGRRLFSWARQAGFTEVTTTAGTWCFATQEERDWWSGLWADRTTASVYAELAVDGGHATTAELASIAEAWREWGKQEDAWFMVPHGEILCRVS from the coding sequence ATGACGCACGCCTCCGCGCAGCCCGCGGCCCATGAGACCGCCGTCTACACGCACGGCCACCACGAGTCGGTCCTGCGCTCGCACGCCTGGCGGACCGCCGCCAACTCCGCCGCCTATCTGCTGCCCGAACTGCGCGCGGGCCTGGACGTCCTGGACGTGGGCTGCGGGCCCGGCACGATCACCGCCGACCTGGCCGCACTGGTCGCGCCGGGCCGGGTGACGGCGGTCGACGCGGCCGATGACGTACTGGAGAAGGCCCGCGCGGTGGCCGCCGAACGCGGCCTGGAGAACGTCGAGTTCGCGGTCGCCGATGTCCACGCCCTGGACTTCCCCGACGACTCCTTCGACGTCGTCCACGCCCACCAGGTGCTGCAACACGTAGGCGACCCGGTCCAGGCGCTGCGCGAGATGCGGCGCGTGTGCCGGCCCGGCGGGGTCGTCGCGGCCCGCGACAGCGACTACGGGGCCTTCACCTGGTTCCCCGAGCGGCCCGGCCTGGACGCGTGGCAGGACCTGTACCACCGGGTCGCCCGTGCCAACGGCGGCGAACCGGACGCGGGACGGCGGCTGTTCTCCTGGGCCCGGCAGGCCGGCTTCACCGAGGTCACGACGACGGCCGGCACCTGGTGTTTCGCCACCCAGGAGGAGCGGGACTGGTGGAGCGGCCTGTGGGCGGACCGTACGACGGCCTCCGTCTACGCCGAACTGGCCGTCGACGGCGGGCACGCGACCACCGCCGAACTGGCGTCGATCGCGGAGGCCTGGCGGGAGTGGGGCAAGCAGGAGGACGCCTGGTTCATGGTCCCGCACGGCGAGATCCTGTGCCGGGTGTCCTGA
- a CDS encoding DUF6204 family protein, with protein MGTQHTYRVIVRGTFDGLSEESRARLLAEVDDHGMAAMQFTEEGSLAYDRTLKAFSYRLVVVSDAEDGDEMAGAIAEDRVETALGELGHGYKALRSTVTDLDTMKINRKR; from the coding sequence ATGGGCACGCAGCACACCTACCGGGTCATCGTGCGCGGCACGTTCGACGGCCTGTCGGAGGAGAGCCGGGCCCGGCTGCTCGCCGAGGTGGACGACCACGGGATGGCGGCGATGCAGTTCACGGAGGAGGGCTCGCTGGCCTACGACCGGACGCTGAAGGCCTTCTCGTACCGCCTGGTCGTCGTCTCGGACGCCGAGGACGGCGACGAGATGGCGGGCGCGATCGCGGAGGACCGGGTGGAGACGGCGCTCGGGGAGCTGGGGCACGGGTACAAGGCGCTGCGCTCGACGGTGACGGACCTCGACACGATGAAGATCAACCGGAAGCGCTAA
- a CDS encoding DedA family protein, which produces MVTAVRELPPESTQQAVGYPSLFLLVALGALVPVVPTGAIVSSAAVVAFHQSSPFSLLFVFLVAAFAACLGDTALYWLGQRGVRSRNGSRWLAALRSRVTADRLAHAQERLDTHQVSVLVLSRLVPAGRIPVMLACLLAEMPLRRFVRADVAACLAWAATYQLIGILGGSLFPEPWQGVVAAVGLTVLISAVPALWRRLRGTPREAPSGHEHP; this is translated from the coding sequence ATGGTCACGGCGGTGCGCGAGCTGCCGCCGGAGTCGACGCAGCAGGCGGTCGGCTATCCCTCGCTGTTCCTGCTCGTGGCGCTCGGCGCGCTCGTGCCGGTCGTGCCGACGGGCGCGATCGTCAGTTCGGCGGCGGTCGTAGCCTTCCACCAGTCCTCGCCGTTCTCGCTGCTCTTCGTCTTCCTGGTGGCGGCGTTCGCCGCCTGCCTCGGCGACACGGCGCTGTACTGGCTCGGGCAGCGCGGGGTCCGTTCCCGCAACGGCTCCAGGTGGCTGGCCGCGCTGCGCTCCCGGGTGACGGCGGACCGGCTCGCGCACGCGCAGGAGCGGCTCGACACGCACCAGGTGTCGGTGCTCGTGCTGTCCCGGCTCGTGCCGGCGGGGCGGATCCCGGTGATGCTGGCGTGCCTGCTCGCGGAGATGCCGCTGCGCCGCTTCGTCCGGGCGGACGTGGCGGCCTGCCTGGCGTGGGCGGCGACGTACCAGCTGATCGGGATCCTGGGCGGTTCGCTCTTCCCCGAGCCCTGGCAGGGAGTCGTCGCGGCGGTGGGTCTGACGGTGCTGATCAGCGCGGTCCCGGCGCTGTGGCGGCGGCTTCGGGGCACTCCCCGGGAGGCGCCGTCAGGGCACGAGCACCCGTGA
- a CDS encoding DUF5107 domain-containing protein, with the protein MTTVRRAVLTLPAAPLGPDNPLPALRAPAGAGAHAVDARTLAELPRDMARGIGRAPLRSLLPTPVRDGYGRERTPADLDTIVIENDRLRVTVLPGLGGRVHSLHHKPTGRELLYRNPVLQPAAFALNGAWFSGGIEWNIGATGHTTLSCSPLHAATVRAPDGGPMLRLWEWERLRDLPFQVDLWLPEDSDFLYVGVRIRNPHERTAPVYWWSNTAVPEERRVLAPADAAWHHGYERGLDRLPVPVTEDGTDRSYPLNGVHAADFFYDLPEEQRRWIAALDEDGHGLVQTSTDPLRGRKLFLWGTGRGGRRWQEWLTEPGTPGYAEMQAGLARTQLEHLELPGEAEFSWLEAYGPLAADPATALGDDWAAARADVEHRLETALPRTAVDAAYTAWREGAADAEPETVLAAGSGWGALEVLRGGYALPGTPFPESTLGPDQEPWRELLRTGVLPPPAKDAAPGAPLVAAPWRDMLETAPADPSTEYHLGIAQWHAGDRAQAVRSWERGLHRAEVRWPLLYCLAVADREDGHPARAAERFAEAFTDHEAHDAGEPVAAALGREGVAALLATGRPGPARELWARLPDAVRDRGAFRFLEIRILLAEGRPAEARAVFDAGFEVADLREGAEILGEVWAELTDEPLPDAYEFRMRPS; encoded by the coding sequence ATGACGACCGTACGACGTGCCGTACTGACGCTGCCCGCAGCCCCGTTGGGCCCGGACAACCCTCTCCCCGCACTGCGGGCCCCCGCCGGCGCCGGGGCCCACGCGGTCGACGCGCGGACCCTCGCGGAGCTCCCGCGCGACATGGCCCGGGGCATCGGACGGGCGCCCCTGCGCAGCCTGCTCCCCACCCCCGTGCGCGACGGCTACGGCCGCGAGCGCACCCCCGCGGACCTCGACACGATCGTGATCGAGAACGACCGGCTCCGGGTGACCGTGCTCCCCGGCCTCGGCGGCCGCGTCCACTCCCTCCACCACAAGCCCACCGGACGCGAACTCCTCTACCGCAACCCCGTCCTCCAGCCCGCCGCCTTCGCCCTCAACGGCGCCTGGTTCTCCGGCGGCATCGAGTGGAACATCGGGGCCACCGGCCACACCACCCTCTCCTGCTCGCCCCTCCACGCGGCGACCGTCCGCGCCCCCGACGGCGGCCCGATGCTCCGCCTGTGGGAGTGGGAGCGCCTGCGCGACCTGCCCTTCCAGGTCGACCTGTGGCTCCCGGAGGACTCCGACTTCCTGTACGTCGGCGTCCGCATCCGCAACCCCCACGAGCGGACCGCCCCCGTCTACTGGTGGTCCAACACCGCCGTCCCCGAGGAGCGCAGGGTCCTCGCGCCCGCCGACGCGGCCTGGCACCACGGCTACGAACGCGGCCTGGACCGCCTCCCGGTGCCCGTCACCGAGGACGGCACCGACCGCTCGTACCCGCTGAACGGCGTCCACGCCGCCGACTTCTTCTACGACCTGCCCGAGGAGCAGCGCCGCTGGATCGCCGCCCTCGACGAGGACGGCCACGGGCTCGTCCAGACCTCCACCGACCCGCTGCGCGGCCGCAAGCTCTTCCTGTGGGGCACCGGGCGCGGCGGCCGGCGCTGGCAGGAGTGGCTGACCGAACCCGGCACCCCCGGCTACGCCGAGATGCAGGCCGGACTCGCCCGCACCCAGCTGGAACACCTGGAGCTCCCGGGCGAAGCGGAGTTCAGCTGGCTGGAGGCGTACGGACCGCTCGCCGCCGACCCCGCCACGGCGCTCGGCGACGACTGGGCCGCCGCCCGCGCGGACGTCGAACACCGTCTGGAGACGGCGCTGCCCCGTACCGCCGTCGACGCGGCGTACACCGCCTGGCGGGAGGGCGCCGCGGACGCCGAACCGGAGACCGTCCTCGCGGCCGGCTCGGGCTGGGGAGCGCTCGAAGTACTGCGCGGGGGATACGCGTTGCCGGGCACGCCCTTCCCCGAGTCGACGCTCGGCCCCGACCAGGAGCCCTGGCGGGAGCTCCTGCGCACCGGCGTCCTGCCGCCCCCGGCGAAGGACGCGGCCCCCGGCGCGCCGCTGGTCGCCGCCCCCTGGCGGGACATGCTGGAGACCGCCCCGGCCGACCCGTCCACCGAGTACCACCTCGGCATCGCCCAGTGGCACGCCGGAGACCGCGCCCAGGCGGTACGGAGCTGGGAGCGCGGACTGCACCGGGCCGAGGTGCGCTGGCCCCTGCTGTACTGCCTGGCCGTCGCCGACCGGGAGGACGGGCACCCGGCGCGGGCCGCCGAGCGGTTCGCGGAGGCCTTCACCGACCACGAGGCCCACGACGCGGGCGAACCCGTGGCCGCCGCCCTCGGGCGCGAGGGCGTGGCGGCGCTCCTCGCCACGGGCCGGCCCGGCCCGGCCCGGGAGCTGTGGGCGCGGCTGCCGGACGCGGTCCGGGACAGGGGCGCCTTCCGCTTCCTGGAGATCCGGATCCTGCTCGCCGAGGGGCGGCCGGCCGAGGCCCGCGCCGTCTTCGACGCGGGCTTCGAGGTCGCGGACCTGCGCGAGGGCGCGGAGATCCTCGGCGAGGTCTGGGCGGAGCTCACCGACGAACCCCTGCCGGACGCCTACGAGTTCAGGATGCGCCCGAGCTGA
- a CDS encoding GNAT family N-acetyltransferase, translated as MPDDHGPYLAAGPRVGLRPFSPADAEEFTARARESRELHRPWLFPPCTTEAYTAYAGALVGDPARAGFLVCEHADGDRIAGFVNINNIVRGAFRSGALGYGAFAHAAGRGLLTEALGLVLEHAFGPLELHRLEANIQPGNTASRALVRRAGFRLEGFSPAMLHIDGAWRDHERWAITASD; from the coding sequence ATGCCCGACGATCACGGTCCGTACCTCGCCGCCGGGCCCCGCGTGGGCCTGCGTCCCTTCTCCCCGGCCGACGCCGAGGAGTTCACCGCCCGCGCCCGCGAGAGCCGGGAGCTCCACCGTCCCTGGCTCTTCCCGCCGTGCACGACCGAGGCGTACACCGCCTACGCGGGCGCCCTCGTCGGGGACCCGGCCCGCGCCGGCTTCCTGGTGTGCGAGCACGCGGACGGCGACCGGATCGCCGGCTTCGTCAACATCAACAACATCGTCCGCGGCGCCTTCCGCAGCGGCGCCCTCGGCTACGGCGCCTTCGCGCACGCCGCCGGACGCGGACTGCTGACCGAGGCCCTCGGCCTGGTCCTGGAACACGCCTTCGGGCCCCTGGAGTTGCACCGCCTGGAGGCGAACATCCAGCCCGGCAACACCGCCTCCCGCGCCCTCGTCCGCCGCGCCGGCTTCCGCCTGGAGGGCTTCTCGCCCGCGATGCTGCACATCGACGGCGCCTGGCGCGACCACGAGCGCTGGGCCATCACGGCATCCGACTGA
- a CDS encoding CGNR zinc finger domain-containing protein produces MRFGHIAGDRMLDLVNTVAWRLGGPERREGLNTFADVLDWCTETGLISTDEAASLRDLAGRDDARAEREREQVVEAREKAYAALFEGDAEAAADLADLYRAAIAAADLVPTGDRWQWEDRETDLRLPRHRIVRGLVALTQRDGLDRLHQCEDAKCGWVYLDTSPRRNRRWCSTKDCGDRNRARTYYARQKAKGRQP; encoded by the coding sequence GTGAGGTTCGGCCACATCGCGGGTGACCGCATGCTCGACCTGGTGAACACCGTGGCCTGGCGGCTCGGCGGGCCCGAACGCAGGGAGGGACTGAACACCTTCGCCGACGTCCTCGACTGGTGCACCGAAACCGGCCTGATCAGTACGGACGAGGCCGCGTCCTTGCGCGACCTCGCCGGCCGCGACGACGCCCGGGCCGAGCGGGAAAGGGAACAGGTGGTCGAAGCGCGCGAGAAGGCCTACGCGGCCCTCTTCGAGGGCGACGCCGAAGCCGCAGCGGACCTCGCGGACCTGTACCGGGCGGCGATCGCCGCGGCCGACCTGGTCCCCACGGGCGACCGCTGGCAATGGGAGGACCGGGAGACCGACCTCCGCCTGCCCCGCCACCGCATCGTCCGCGGACTCGTCGCCCTCACCCAGCGCGACGGCCTCGACCGCCTTCACCAATGCGAGGACGCCAAGTGCGGCTGGGTCTACCTCGACACGTCACCGCGGCGCAACCGCCGCTGGTGCAGCACGAAGGACTGCGGCGACCGCAACCGCGCCCGCACCTACTACGCCCGGCAGAAGGCGAAGGGCCGACAGCCCTGA